In Archangium violaceum, the following are encoded in one genomic region:
- a CDS encoding GNAT family N-acetyltransferase — protein MFQVDGSAVVQLGAQDVEALRALVERCHAFMTLVYGALEPDAAEAILESLPPGKTLEDKFAFGLYAEGKKELLGVLDAVRGFPEQDEWIIGLLMIDPDHRRAGLGARFVGAFEQWVRGQGAAGIRLVVQEQNPDALRFWQRQGYEVTGMTLQKTPRRQNLIQLLHKPLAP, from the coding sequence ATGTTCCAAGTCGACGGAAGTGCCGTGGTGCAGCTCGGAGCGCAAGACGTGGAGGCCCTGCGCGCGCTGGTCGAGCGCTGCCACGCCTTCATGACGCTGGTCTACGGGGCGCTGGAGCCCGATGCCGCGGAGGCGATCCTCGAGAGCCTCCCTCCGGGGAAGACGCTGGAGGACAAGTTCGCCTTCGGGCTGTACGCGGAGGGGAAGAAGGAACTGCTCGGAGTGCTCGATGCCGTGCGTGGCTTTCCCGAGCAGGACGAGTGGATCATCGGTCTGTTGATGATCGACCCGGACCACCGCCGCGCCGGGCTCGGGGCCCGCTTCGTCGGTGCGTTCGAGCAGTGGGTGCGCGGCCAGGGCGCGGCGGGCATCCGGCTTGTCGTGCAGGAGCAGAATCCGGATGCGCTCCGCTTCTGGCAGCGGCAGGGCTACGAAGTCACCGGGATGACGCTCCAGAAGACGCCCCGGCGGCAGAACCTCATCCAACTGCTGCACAAGCCGCTGGCGCCCTGA
- a CDS encoding ELWxxDGT repeat protein, translated as MWTNDTPTLGRARFVKDIFPEAAFRGAEPQNLVSFRGKLSFAANHQDGRRELWKSNGTRAGTVVVVEFPPLSRPAGFFDFLSNLTPVGCQLFFTVGDEAHGNELWVSDGTREGTRLVEDLTPGTEGSAPHTLVAVGKTLFFFRTLGGDPSSPGRTELWTSDGTAEGTVRVRDFGPGTSARSDRVIARGDTLFFFLANPDGTHELWKSDGSGAGTMRLRTFDPAPLGSPPSSLRIAGRLVYFIAEDSTHGNELWRTDGTVAGTELVEDLTPGPASTTLQLLDVARDQLFFTTRDQTGTVMRLFKVKVGGDSRCDPKLVTTLPNPFAGNPEVTSFITAFATTGRELFFSVAFFGPGPAPIDHQLWVTDGTKSGTKLLHRPLSLSDEFTTELFPVGDLLLFPANNEADETDTELWVSDGTVKGTRRLRDINPGLASSFPHAFTRVGDCVFFIAFREGEGDALWVLPVRRSSHASVVGAER; from the coding sequence ATGTGGACGAACGACACCCCGACCCTGGGGCGGGCACGATTCGTCAAGGACATCTTCCCGGAAGCGGCTTTCAGGGGGGCCGAACCACAGAACCTGGTGAGCTTCCGCGGGAAGCTCTCCTTCGCCGCCAACCACCAGGATGGGCGGAGGGAGTTGTGGAAGAGCAACGGCACCAGAGCCGGCACCGTCGTGGTGGTGGAGTTTCCACCGCTGAGCCGTCCCGCGGGTTTTTTCGACTTCCTGTCCAATCTGACCCCCGTGGGGTGTCAGCTCTTCTTCACGGTCGGGGACGAGGCCCATGGCAATGAGTTGTGGGTCAGCGACGGGACGCGCGAGGGGACGAGGCTGGTGGAGGACCTCACGCCAGGGACCGAGGGCTCGGCACCGCACACCCTCGTGGCGGTGGGAAAGACCCTGTTCTTCTTCCGCACCCTTGGAGGGGATCCCTCCTCGCCTGGGCGGACCGAGCTGTGGACGTCCGACGGCACCGCGGAAGGGACGGTGCGGGTACGTGACTTCGGGCCGGGAACCAGCGCGAGATCCGACAGGGTGATCGCCCGGGGCGATACGCTCTTCTTCTTCCTCGCGAACCCGGATGGTACGCACGAGCTGTGGAAGTCGGATGGCTCCGGGGCGGGCACGATGCGGTTGAGGACCTTCGACCCGGCGCCCCTGGGCTCCCCGCCGAGCTCTCTTCGAATCGCGGGACGTCTCGTCTACTTCATCGCCGAAGATTCGACCCACGGCAACGAGCTGTGGAGGACGGACGGCACCGTGGCCGGCACGGAGCTCGTCGAGGACCTCACGCCCGGTCCCGCCAGCACCACCCTGCAACTCCTGGACGTGGCTCGCGATCAGCTGTTCTTCACGACCCGCGACCAGACCGGGACGGTGATGCGCCTGTTCAAGGTGAAGGTGGGTGGCGACAGCCGTTGCGACCCGAAGCTCGTCACCACGCTGCCCAATCCCTTCGCCGGCAACCCGGAGGTCACCTCCTTCATCACCGCCTTCGCCACCACGGGCAGGGAGCTCTTCTTCTCCGTCGCCTTCTTCGGCCCCGGCCCCGCCCCGATCGACCACCAGCTCTGGGTGACCGACGGCACGAAGTCCGGGACGAAGCTGCTGCACCGGCCCCTGAGCCTCTCGGATGAGTTCACGACGGAGCTCTTCCCCGTGGGTGACCTCCTCCTCTTCCCCGCCAATAACGAGGCGGACGAGACAGACACGGAGCTGTGGGTGAGCGACGGGACGGTGAAGGGCACACGGCGTCTGCGGGACATCAACCCAGGGCTCGCGTCCTCGTTCCCGCATGCATTCACCCGCGTGGGTGACTGCGTCTTCTTCATCGCCTTCCGAGAGGGTGAGGGCGACGCGTTGTGGGTCCTTCCCGTGCGGCGCTCGAGCCACGCCTCGGTGGTGGGAGCCGAGCGTTGA
- a CDS encoding DoxX family protein produces MKATLGTDTTLAATAAEGKTPKSIARHLPTAGRLLMGLMFFVFGLNGFLNFLPQPTTPIPEGALAFAGALGKTGYMFPLIKGTEVLAGVLLLSNRFVPLALALLAPVIVNIVAYHAFLAPEGTGMTVFILALEVYLAWSYRGVYRPMLAMRATPGSK; encoded by the coding sequence ATGAAGGCCACCCTGGGAACGGACACGACGCTCGCGGCGACTGCCGCCGAAGGCAAGACCCCGAAGTCGATCGCTCGCCATCTTCCGACCGCCGGACGGCTCTTGATGGGGCTGATGTTCTTCGTCTTCGGGCTGAACGGCTTCCTGAACTTCCTGCCTCAACCCACGACGCCCATTCCCGAAGGCGCCCTCGCGTTCGCCGGCGCGCTCGGGAAGACGGGCTACATGTTTCCGCTGATCAAGGGCACCGAGGTGCTCGCGGGGGTGCTGCTGCTGTCCAACCGCTTCGTGCCGCTGGCGCTGGCCCTCCTCGCGCCAGTCATCGTCAACATCGTCGCGTACCACGCCTTCCTCGCTCCGGAAGGCACGGGGATGACCGTCTTCATCCTGGCGCTGGAGGTCTACCTGGCCTGGTCGTACCGGGGTGTGTACCGCCCCATGCTCGCCATGCGCGCGACCCCGGGCTCGAAGTGA